In Levilactobacillus brevis, the genomic window TCAGCAACGGCCACGTACTTTTGTAAAAGTCGATCGGAAAATTTGGGCATCAACATTTTTTCATAGGTCTGCACGCCGCTCAACCCCGGCTGGGCCAACACAGCCTGCAGGAGTTGTCGCAGTAGACCTTCCTCGGCGTACAGCTGCGCCACGTCGGCTGTCGGGGGTAAGGCCGCAAAGAGCTTGCGCCGTTGGACTGGCCATTCGGTAGCGGAATACAATTGCTTTAGCTCCTGAAAATCCGCCAAATTGGCCGGATCATAGGTTGTCACCAGCTGCCACAACTCCCGTTGATAGTCTGCCGGTCGGTCCAGTTGGTGATAGAGATCCTTCAATTGACGGCTGTAAGTCCGCACCACACCCGCGTGCCGATTAGTCTGCGCCTGTTGCTTGCCTTCTGTCAATTGCGCCAACGCCGTCGAATAATCCCGCCGTTCCAAACAGTAGGTGATATAGACCTGCCGGACGTCACCATAGTGGGCATTAGCCGTACAAAAACGGGCAATCTCCGTCTGATCCACTTGCGCCTGAATCATCAGTTTAAGGTGCCACGTCGCCCATTTTCGCGCCTCCCACTCTTCTTCCTGTCGTTGCGCCTGTTGGAGACGTTGCATCGTCCAATTCAATTTAAGCCGGATAAATTCTAGTGTCGTAAAGTTTTCAGCCAGCAAGTCCGTCACCAGTTCTTCAAAGGCCAGTAGCGACGCGTTGGCATGTTTCTGAAGCCAAGCAAAAATTTCGCGTTGCAAGGGCAAATCCGCCTGCTGAATGACCCGACGCCACAGGTCATGACAGATTCCGGCCAGCATCATCAGTTCACCATCGGAATCGTCAATATCTACTCGCGATAGAATCATGACCGTAGCCGTGAGTTGGTGAAAGGCCAACGACCATTGCTGTTGTTCCACGGCTAACCGAATGTTGTCGCGGATAAACGTGGCCATCTCCTCTTCAAAATCACCAGCCGCCTGATAATCAATGAATCCCCCGCTATCCTCATAACTGTCACAAATCTCCTGGACCTCTTCTTGAAAATCTTCCAAGCTATCCACAGTTTTTTTCGATGACGTCAACATTCTAAATACTTTAGCCAACTGATCATCAATTTGTAAAACGGAGGCCAGAAAGTCCCGTACTTGTTGATCTGAGGCACGATCCACCAGTTGCGTCACGGTTAGCGATTCTGTATCCACATTTTCCGATTCAGATTGATCATCGTCTTCGCCAAACGCCCAAAACAACGTGGCCGCCATGTGCTTACAGTACTTGCCATCGACCGCATAGGGACAGTCGCACACAGCGTCCACTACCTCGTCATCGACCAGCTTAATGACGACGTGATAATCTTGCGTTCCCGCCACGATTGCGTGAATCTCATCGGCTGATTTTTGCCCATTTACTACGAGTCCCCGACGATAGTAGTCGTAACCACGATCCACAATCTGTGGCTGAAATTGCACTTCCCAATCCATCTATTCTCCGCCTCCCGACAGTCGTTTTCTTCACTATACCAAATCCCCCCGGTAAAATAAAATGGTCCGGTACAGCCGCAACGACTGTCCTTTATTTTCTCGGCACGATAGGTGTAAACTAGGTTTAGTCGGCTATTTGTGTCGGCTAAATTTAGTCGTTCAGTCCCCGGTCATCTCAACTAAAACGAGATGGCGAGGAATTGGACCGATTTATCGGGGAGCGTTTACATGAAAAAATTGTTAATCGGAGCGTTGGTGCTGACCGGAGGCGCCGCCGGGTTACTGGGTCTCTCGGCAACGACGGCCGCCGCGAGCTCATCACCCTACTTGCCGGAGCACGTCCGCTACGTTCGTTTGAAGAAGAACATGGACGTCGGCTTTTCGCAAAAGACCGGGAAGCACTACTGTAAGTTGCTGAAGAAAAAGGGTGCCTTGCTGGAGGTTACGGGACGAGGTGGCACGACCATCAAGGGGAAATTCGTTGAAACTGGGGGCTTCACCTCTGGCGCCGTCCACTACAATCGTCTAAAGAAGTTACGCTATGCCACCATGAAGCCCATGCATGCCATGACGATTCCGATCACCAAGGCCAACTTCAAGCCGGTCAAGCTCAAGGCCCCGGACCGCACGTTGCTCTTTCAACGGGGGACCGGCTTTAAGGTTGCTTCCCAAAAGGAGGAAACGCTGGTCACCACGCCGGCCTTCTACTTGACGCTGGATAACTATTTACAATATTACAGCGCCAAGGACATCGCCAAATACGCCCCAAGTGGTCTCTACAAGTCCGTATCCGGCCGCAACGTTTGGAAACCGACTGCTTCCGTCAAGGTTCGCAAGGTCACCGTCAAGGGGAAGACCACCACGATCGACTACGCCAAGCCCCTCAAGGGAATGCCTAACCGCAAGCTTAGTAAGGGCCACTATCGCCTAAAAATTGTGCACAACACCAAGCAGCATCACCAGGTTTTCTTCCCAGATGGGTATACCGAGGACGCCACCTGGACCACCTATAAAGTTAATGGTAAAAATTATTATGTCGGCGAATCCATTGAGATTAAGGATTATCTCGATGAATAGCTATCCCTGTCGCGATCTGTCTCTGACGGACCGCGACTTTTTTCGGTAAAAATTTTAAAATAGCCCATTCAACGCACCGGTGTCACTATCCACAATGAGGCCCTTTCATAAATTTAATACTAACAAGGTGCCCCCGATCTTTACACAATCTACATTATCGCTTTACATTCACTTAGTATCCTAGGGACGTACCCAATTAAGAGGAGGAGTTACCTATGAATAAACGTGTTAGCACCTTAGTGACCGCTCTACTGTTGACCACCACCCTCGGTTGGCAACAACCCCTGTCCACCCTCACGGCCTCGGCGAAGACCACGACGACGCGGACGACCAAGCATAAGGCTAAGAAGGCCAAATCAACGTCAGAACATATCAAGTTGCAGGGGGCGTCCAACGCTCGTGACTTGGGCGGTTACGTGAACAGCAAGGGCCAAAAGATCAAGGCTCACCGTTTAATCCGCTCCAACAGCCTCTCTACTCTGTCAAAGTCCGACCAAAAGAAACTGGTCAAGACCTACCACGTGGCAACGGACGTTGATCTGCGGACCGTGATGGAACAACAAAAGAGTCCCGATGTGAAGATGAAGGGCGTTAAGCTGGTCAAAGCCAATGTCTTCAAGTCCTTCGGTGCCTTTCCTGACTTTTCCAAGAAGGGCGCTGCCGATAAGATGATGGAGAAATCCTACCACGATGCCATCACCACGGCTCAAGGGCGTAAGGCTTACAAGTCCCTGTTTCACCAATTACTGAAGAACCCTAAGAATAAGGCCGTCCTCTGGCACTGTTCCGCCGGTAAAGATCGTGCCGGTATGGGGACCGTCCTCGTCCTCTCCGCCCTCAACTTCAACAAGAAGGCCATCGCCAAGGATTATCTGAAGTCCAATACATACTTGACGCAGACCAACAAAGAAAACCTGAAGCACCAAGAAGCCGGCTGGAAGGCACACGGTAAGACGTTAACGCCAACCGTTGTGGCGAACTTCAAGGCTCAAAACGGCGTTAAGATGGCTTACCTGAACACGATGTACAAGGCCGTCAACACGAAGTACGGGAACATGAATAACTTCTTACACAAAGGGCTAGGCTTAACCAACACCCAGCTGAAGCAACTGCGCGCCAATTATTTAACTACAGCAAAATAGAAGCGTTTTAACCGAAAGATACGTGTTACAGAGGGAGTCAACGCCCTATCGACGTTGCCCCTCTTTTGGTTTCCGCTTAAACGGTATGGCAAATTACTTAACAAACTGGCAAACTTGCGGCATAATGATAATTATATTAAATGTGAATTGGATCACACAGTAATTATCTGGAGGTAATAATTATGGCACATCGTTTAGACGGAAAAGTTGCAATCGTCACGGGTGGAACACTTGGCATTGGTTTGGCCATCGCTCATCGGTTTGTGGAAGAAGGCGCAAAGGTTATGATTACCGGGCGTCACGCTGACGTTGGTGAAAAAGCGGCCAAGTCGATCGGCACCCCGGACGTCATCCAATTCTTTAAGCAAGACGTTGCCGAAGAATCCAGCTGGAATCAAGTCTTTGATGCCACTGAACAAGCATTTGGCCAAGTCACGACCGTAGTCAACAACGCTGGCATTGGCCTGACTGGTCTCATTGAAGACACGACTACTGAGGATTGGCACAAGTTGCTCTCGGTCAACCTGGATGGCGTCTTCTTTGGCACCCGGCTGGGCATTCAGCGGATGAAGAACAAGCATTTGGGTGCTTCCATCATTAACGTTTCCTCCATCGAAGGGTTGATTGGTGACGCCAATGCCGGTTCATACAACGCATCTAAGGGTGGCGTGCGGTTGATGTCTAAGTCTGCCGCACTGGATTGTGCCCTGAACGACTACGACGTCCGGGTCAACACCGTTCACCCCGGCTACATCAAGACACCGATGGTCGAAGCCGTACCAGAGGTTGAAGCAGCCATGGCCGACCGGACCAAGACGCCAATGGGCCACTTAGGTGAGCCCGACGACATCGCCTACATCTGTATCTACCTGGCCTCCAACGAATCGAAGTTCGCCACTGGCGCTGAATTCGTGGTTGATGGTGGCTACACGGCACAATAATCGTTGCCAAAGAGCATAGGAACTCAAAAATCACACGGAAATCATCAATTAGACTGACGACTTCCCGTGTGATTTTTTACGCCCAACTGCCGAAACGGCTAGTCGGCTGGCTGAATCATTGAGCGACTCACAATATTAAATTCTTCCTGACTCGGTTGCCACTTCTTCTGTAGCGGCGGTAACGACTGGTCGAATTGCTCGACCGCCGCCATATCAACATTCATCGCCGGACTCTCTTGATAGACCCAGTGATGTTGAGCCAAGCAATCAGGCGTCAGTTCTTTCACTAACATAGCGGTTGGGTACTGACCGTCGGCTAGTGACACGTGACAATCCGCACAACATCGAAAGCCGCGTGCCACATAGTTGGCCGGCATTCCGAAGATGACCACCGTATCGAAGCCCATCTTCCGCGCCAGACTAAAGGACGCCTGAATGAGACGCTTGCCGTACCCGCGTCGTTGAAACCCCGGCCGTACACTCAGCGGTCCAAAAGTGAGGATCGGCTTAACGTGCCCCGACTCATCGGTTAACGTTGCCCGCGTATACATGATGTTGCCCACAATCTGATCATCCAATGTAATCACCAGATCCAAGTCTTGAATGAAGTCAGCGTGGTCTCGTAATTGGTGTGCGAGGTAGTGCTCCACGCAACCGGGTGCGTACAGATTCCAAAACGCTGCGCGCGTCATCATTTCTACCGTCTGCCAATCGGCTGGTTGTTCCTCGCGAATGGCTAGGTACTTGCCTGTTACTGAATCAGTTGTCTCTAAATAAGTCATGTTTTCCCTCCGAGGTCAAAATTCTACCATCTGGGAGGTCTGCGTGAAGTGTTCAATCGGCCAAACCTCCCGATTATGCGACACCTTCACTTTCCGCAATCATAGGCATTTTCTCCTAAAATTTATTTGGCTAACTTAGCCTTGCGAGTAGCTTATCAAAGAACCACCGAGTCTGTCAACATGCATGACGGCGCCGTTTTCGCTTATTGTCCGCTTGTTTCTTAACGTCTATGCTCACACCTGTCCATGCAGATACAGATCTGGCAAATCTGCCAAGAACCGATGACGAACTGCATCGGTTGTGGTATTCGCTTCTCCCAGATGAATCCACTGAGACTTCTGCGGATCAATGCCAATATCGGCAAAGGTCCGATCGATCAGATTACTTTGGATCGGATCGCCCGAGTGCTGCTGAAAATAGGCCTTTGAATAGGTTGCTGTCGTAATGACCGTCGCCTTGTGAATGTAGGTCAATAACCCCCGCCAGCCTGAATCTTCTTCGTAGGCAAAACCTTTCAACATGACTTTATCGAAGAATCCCTTCAGTTCAGCGGGAAGCTGATGCCACCAGATTGGCGTGATAAAAAGTAGCTCATCGGATTGACTAATCATCTGTTGATAGTCTTTCACTAACTGGTAAGGCGTCTCGCCCCGACTAAACAACCGTAATTCCTCTTTAGAATAACGGGGATCGAACCCATCTCGGTAAAGATCAATGACTTGATAAGCCTGTTTTGTTTTCGTAAAATACGCGGTCATTCGTTCCAAAATGGCGTGGTTCAAACTGCCTTCATAGGGGTGAGCATACACGATGGTTTTCACAATTGATGGCCTCCTTCAAATGATTGCCTACAGTCTATGCTATAATAAACGCCCAAACAAGTACGCAAATCAAAGTGCGGTACTCACCCAAAGGAGAGTGTCATGGCAGATATTGACTACATTAAAGAAAATCGTTTAGAAGACACGGGATTTGCTTACACGTTACGGTTAATCGGTGGTAAATACAAGATGCAACTCCTCTACGCATTGGACCTCAATCACGGTCCCCTACGGTACAACGCGCTCAAACGACTGCTGGTGCCAATTTCATTTAAAACCCTGACCAATACGCTCCGTGAGCTTGAAGCCGATGGTCTCATTCATCACGA contains:
- a CDS encoding SWIM zinc finger family protein, which encodes MDWEVQFQPQIVDRGYDYYRRGLVVNGQKSADEIHAIVAGTQDYHVVIKLVDDEVVDAVCDCPYAVDGKYCKHMAATLFWAFGEDDDQSESENVDTESLTVTQLVDRASDQQVRDFLASVLQIDDQLAKVFRMLTSSKKTVDSLEDFQEEVQEICDSYEDSGGFIDYQAAGDFEEEMATFIRDNIRLAVEQQQWSLAFHQLTATVMILSRVDIDDSDGELMMLAGICHDLWRRVIQQADLPLQREIFAWLQKHANASLLAFEELVTDLLAENFTTLEFIRLKLNWTMQRLQQAQRQEEEWEARKWATWHLKLMIQAQVDQTEIARFCTANAHYGDVRQVYITYCLERRDYSTALAQLTEGKQQAQTNRHAGVVRTYSRQLKDLYHQLDRPADYQRELWQLVTTYDPANLADFQELKQLYSATEWPVQRRKLFAALPPTADVAQLYAEEGLLRQLLQAVLAQPGLSGVQTYEKMLMPKFSDRLLQKYVAVAEQMASQTGDRKHYRKIVKVLNQMTAYPMGSNTASQLIKTWRVKYARRSAMLDELSKFKGVAF
- a CDS encoding tyrosine-protein phosphatase, encoding MNKRVSTLVTALLLTTTLGWQQPLSTLTASAKTTTTRTTKHKAKKAKSTSEHIKLQGASNARDLGGYVNSKGQKIKAHRLIRSNSLSTLSKSDQKKLVKTYHVATDVDLRTVMEQQKSPDVKMKGVKLVKANVFKSFGAFPDFSKKGAADKMMEKSYHDAITTAQGRKAYKSLFHQLLKNPKNKAVLWHCSAGKDRAGMGTVLVLSALNFNKKAIAKDYLKSNTYLTQTNKENLKHQEAGWKAHGKTLTPTVVANFKAQNGVKMAYLNTMYKAVNTKYGNMNNFLHKGLGLTNTQLKQLRANYLTTAK
- a CDS encoding glucose 1-dehydrogenase encodes the protein MAHRLDGKVAIVTGGTLGIGLAIAHRFVEEGAKVMITGRHADVGEKAAKSIGTPDVIQFFKQDVAEESSWNQVFDATEQAFGQVTTVVNNAGIGLTGLIEDTTTEDWHKLLSVNLDGVFFGTRLGIQRMKNKHLGASIINVSSIEGLIGDANAGSYNASKGGVRLMSKSAALDCALNDYDVRVNTVHPGYIKTPMVEAVPEVEAAMADRTKTPMGHLGEPDDIAYICIYLASNESKFATGAEFVVDGGYTAQ
- a CDS encoding N-acetyltransferase, which translates into the protein MTYLETTDSVTGKYLAIREEQPADWQTVEMMTRAAFWNLYAPGCVEHYLAHQLRDHADFIQDLDLVITLDDQIVGNIMYTRATLTDESGHVKPILTFGPLSVRPGFQRRGYGKRLIQASFSLARKMGFDTVVIFGMPANYVARGFRCCADCHVSLADGQYPTAMLVKELTPDCLAQHHWVYQESPAMNVDMAAVEQFDQSLPPLQKKWQPSQEEFNIVSRSMIQPAD
- a CDS encoding NAD(P)H-dependent oxidoreductase, producing MKTIVYAHPYEGSLNHAILERMTAYFTKTKQAYQVIDLYRDGFDPRYSKEELRLFSRGETPYQLVKDYQQMISQSDELLFITPIWWHQLPAELKGFFDKVMLKGFAYEEDSGWRGLLTYIHKATVITTATYSKAYFQQHSGDPIQSNLIDRTFADIGIDPQKSQWIHLGEANTTTDAVRHRFLADLPDLYLHGQV
- a CDS encoding helix-turn-helix transcriptional regulator, coding for MADIDYIKENRLEDTGFAYTLRLIGGKYKMQLLYALDLNHGPLRYNALKRLLVPISFKTLTNTLRELEADGLIHHEEYPQIPPKVEYSLTPLGESLIPVMAELCNWGETQQKS